The region CATGGCCTTTTGCAAGTGTTGCTTCAGAAATTACCTATAGAATACAAGATCAAGCATTTGATTATTTAGATGCACCCATCAAAAGAATTACAACCGCAGATACTCCTGCACCTTATTCTCCTGTATTATTAGAAAAATGGATTCCGAATCATAACGATGTTATCAAAGCTGTAAAAGAAGTTTTGTATATTAAATAAAAAAAAATAAATAGCTCCTATAAAAATCCTTTTTGATCCCTTTCAAAAAGGATTTTCTTTTTGATAAGAAGATTTACTCTAAATTACTTAAAAATCAAAAAGCTTTCTGAAAAAAATCTTTTAAAGAGTCTTTATTTCGTTATTTTTGTTTTTCATTAAAATTAAAGAAATAAAAAATACAATGGTTAGAGAAGACGAGACTACATTTGATGTTTTAGTAGAAATTCCTAAAGGAAGTAGAAATAAGTATGAATACGATTTTGACTTAAATAAAATTCGTTTTGATAGAATGCTATTTTCTTCAATGATGTATCCAGCAGATTATGGTTTTGTACCAGAAACCTTAGCGCTAGATGATGATCCTTTAGATGTTCTCGTTTTAGGGCATGAACCAACATTTCCTATGTGTGTGATGCAGGTAAAACCCATTGGAGTTTTTCATATGACCGATGAAAAAGGACCCGATGAAAAAGTAATTTGTGTTCCTGTCTCAGACCCTATTTGGAACGGAAAAAAAGATATTTTTGACTTAAATCCTCACAGACTAAAAGAAATTGAACACTTTTTTAAAGTGTATAAAGATTTAGAAAAGAAAAAAGTTGATGTCGGTGGATGGGGAGATGCTGCCGAAGCTATCCAAATTTTTCATGATTCTGTGAAGAGATATAATGAAAGTGAATACAAAAAGACTAATAAATTCAAGATTTAACAAAATTTACAATACTATTTTATCAACCTCTTAAAATTAAACATTTTAAGAGGTTTTTTTTATTCTGATTTTCTTACTTTAGCATCCGTTTTAAACTAATCAAATTAAAAATATTTATGGAGTCAATGATGATTTACATGCCAATTGTAATGGCAGTTTTAGGCTTAATCTATATGTGGATTAAGAAATCTTGGGTAATGAAACAAGATGCAGGAGATGGTAAAATGAAAGAAATTTCAGATTATATTTACGAAGGTGCACTCGCCTTTTTAAGCGCAGAATATAAATTACTCGCTATCTTTGTAGTAATTGTCAGTGTTGCATTAGCCGCTGTATCTTTTATAGTACCTACAACACACTGGTTAATTGTAATTGCTTTTATTTTTGGAGCTGTTTTTTCTGCTTTTGCAGGAAATATAGGAATGAAGATTGCTACCAAAACAAATGTTAGAACTACACAAGCTGCAAAAACAAGTTTACCAAATGCTCTAAAAGTATCTTTTGGTGGCGGAACCGTAATGGGTCTTGGAGTTGCTGGTTTGGCTGTTTTAGGTTTAACAATATTCTTTATTATATTTTATAACTACTTTATGGGCGGTGCAGAAGGTGTTTTTTCTGTTGATAAAATGACCATCGTTTTAGAAACCTTAGCTGGTTTTTCTTTAGGTGCAGAATCTATTGCATTGTTTGCAAGAGTTGGTGGAGGAATTTATACAAAAGCAGCAGATGTTGGTGCTGATTTAGTGGGTAAAGTAGAAGCTGGAATTCCAGAAGATGACCCAAGAAACCCAGCCACAATTGCAGATAATGTTGGTGATAATGTTGGTGATGTTGCAGGAATGGGAGCCGATTTATTTGGTTCTTATGTTGCAACAGTTTTAGCAGCCATGGTTTTAGGAAACTATATCATTAAAGATATGGGAGGTTCAATCGATGATGCTTTTGGCGGAATTGGTCCTATTTTATTACCAATGGCAATTGCTGGAGTTGGAATTATCATTTCTATAATTGGTACAATGTTGGTGAAAATTAGCTCTAATGATGCTAAAGAAGACCAAGTAATGGGCGCTTTAAATAAAGGAAACTGGACTTCTATTATATTAGTTGCAGGAGCTTGTTTTGGTTTAGTTACTTGGATGTTGCCAGAAACAATGACTATGGAGTTCTTCGGAGAAGGACCTCAACAAATTTCTTCTATGAGAGTGTTTTATGCTACCTTAGTTGGTTTGGTTGTAGGTGCTGTAATATCATCAGTAACGGAATATTATACAGGCTTAGGGAAATCTCCAATCTTAAAAATAGTGCAACAATCATCAACTGGAGCAGGAACCAACATTATTGCAGGTTTGGCAACCGGTATGATTTCTACATTTCCATCTGTATTATTATTTGCAGGTGCAATTTGGGCTTCTTATGCTTTTGCAGGTTTTTACGGAGTTGCTTTGGCAGCTTCTGCAATGATGGCTACAACAGCAATGCAACTAGCTATCGATGCTTTTGGACCTATTGCCGATAATGCAGGTGGTATTGCTGAAATGAGTGAACAAGAACCAATTGTAAGAGAACGTACCGATATTTTAGATGCTGTTGGAAATACAACTGCTGCAACTGGAAAAGGTTTTGCCATTGCCTCTGCGGCATTAACTTCATTAGCTTTATTTGCTGCTTATGTAACTTTTACAGGAATTGACGGAATTAATATTTTTAAAGCACCAGTTTTAGCCATGTTATTTGTTGGTGGTATGGTACCTGTGGTATTTTCTGCACTGGCAATGAACGCCGTTGGAAAAGCTGCTATGGAAATGGTACAAGAAGTAAGAAGACAGTTTAAAGAAATTCCTGGAATTATGGAAGGAACTGGAAAGCCTGAATATGATAAATGTGTGGCAATTTCTACGGAAGCTTCTTTAAGAGAAATGATGTTACCAGGTTTATTAACTATTGGTTTTCCATTAATTATTGCTTTTGTTCCAATGATTTTTGGAATGGATAATTTAGCAATTGCAGAAATGTTAGGTGGTTATATGGCTGGTGTTACTGTTTCTGGTGTACTTTGGGCAATCTTTCAAAACAACGCAGGTGGTGCTTGGGATAATGCAAAAAAGTCTTTCGAAGCTGGGGTTGAAATCAATGGAGAAATGACCTATAAAGGTTCTGAAGCACATAAAGCTGCGGTAACTGGTGATACTGTTGGAGATCCGTTTAAAGATACTTCTGGTCCTTCCATGAATATTTTAATTAAACTTACCTGTTTAATTGGCCTAGTCATTGCACCTATTTTAGGTGGTCATGTTGCTGATGCTCATGCTATCCATGATATTAAAAAGGAAGTTATTATAGAACAAAACAACCAAAACGCTATTGCAACATTAATTACGACAACAACAATTGATGGAAAAACAGTTACTGAAACTCAAAAAATTGAAGGAACGATAGCAGAAATAGAAAAGAAAGCAAATTTAGCTGGAGAAATTGTTTCAATGGATGTGAAAAAAAATACAGAAACTACCGAAAAAGAAATTGAAATTATTATTGAGAAAAAATAATAATTTTCTTTTTCATAGCTTATTAAAAACCACACCTAGTGTGGTTTTTTTTGTGAAATAGAAAAGAAAAAAGGGCGTTTTATTGCGGTTATTTCAATGTAGAATTGGCATAGGAAACGTAAAAAGTAAAAAAAAGAATAGTGCGTATTAAAAAGCTGATTAAAAATTATTGTTGTCCGATAAAAGTTAAAAAGACCGCTTTCGCTGTTAGAATCAAGAACAAAGACTTGAATATAACTAACTGAAAAACAATAGTATTACGATTTTAAATTTTTCGATACATCATAAATTCTAAAGCGGTTTTAATAGCAAGGTGTACTACTTTAAAAACTCTTGAAAATCAAGACTATCAATACTTTAAAACACTTTAGCTAATTTTAATCGGTCAACACTAATTAAAAATTATTGCATCCTCCTTTTCCATGAACAGCATGTAGCGATGATGCTATAAAACATATTAAACTAGGATAGGTTTATCAGGATTCTTTTTATCTGCCATCATAGACTTCAATTAGGCTTAGCAAGAAACAAAAATTAAATTATCTTTATACTTTTTTAAAAATTGTGCCAGTATGGTAGAAATTGAAATAATTGCTGATAGCCCAAAAGAAACCATAAATCAAATAAAAAATGTTTTAGGCGGCTCTATTCAAGAAAACTGGGGAGAATTTACCTTAAGGATTGAGAATGAAAATGCCACTGGAAACATCCGATATATCCCTTTTGATTGGGGAGTAAATCTGTTAGATTTCGACATTACATTTCATAAAGAAATCATCTTTAAAATTAAAGCACATCGTAAATTTAACCCCATAAGATTCATATATCCTTCCTTAGGATCTTTAAAACATCGATTTGGAGTTCACATCAAAGAAATACCGGTTAATCAGTTTCAAACTTTGATTTTTACCAATAAAAATGGGGGTCACAACTATATTCACTATAGAAAAAATGAACCCTTAGAAATTAATGTAATTCAGATTGTTAGAAAAGAATTTCTTGCAAAAAGCACCACAAATGTAGCCAGCTTAAATAACAAATTATATGAAGTTTTTGTAGATACAGATCATCAGCATAGATTTGCCCATTATGGTACTTTAAACTTAAAAATGGCCGACCTTATTAAAGGTTTAAAAGCCGTTAGAGGAAATGGAATGTTGCGTATTCTTAAAATTGAAGCTAGAGTGTACGAAATGTTATCTCTTCATATTCAACAACATAACAGTTTCTTAAAAGATTTTTTACTACAAACATCACTTATGAAAAGTGAACTAAAAACTATTCGTAAATTTGGGAATAAAATATTAAAAAAACCAGCAAAAGACTACACGTTAAATCAACTTTCTATAGATTCTGGCCTTACTCAAGCCAAATTACAAGACGGATTTAAATTTATATACAAAAGAACGGTTACAGAATATATACGTCATATTCGTTTAGAATTTGCTAGAGATCAACTAAAAAATACAGACTTAAATATTTCTCAAGTAGTTTACAGTATCGGTTTTAGTAGCAGAAGCTATTTTTCAAAGATTTTTAAAGAAAAGTATGGGTATACTCCGAATCAGTTTAAGAAAAAAATAGCAGCAAAAACTTAAAATAAAAATTCTGAAATTCATATCTTGAATGTCAGAATTTATACTATTTAAAATTACAAGTAAGAATATAAATCAGAAGAAACTATCTTTTACATCTCTTACTAATTTTTATTTGAATATTTTTTTAATGAGTAGTAAAACACCATACCTACTTGCATATGTAAAAACACTGCTTAAAATATTGATAGGCCTTAAAGTATGTTCCACATCACTTTTTACTATTTTTAATTCTTCTATGGCAATTTGCTGTTCTAGTGATAACTTTTTTAAGTCTCTATCTATTTCATCAAAACTCTCGTATATTTTCATTATGTTTTTGTTCTTTAGGCGGATTCTTTAAAGAATGTTTTAGACATTTTTATAATAATCTTTTTATCAAAATATTTTCTAAAAAGATATAATAATAGCACAAAAAACAGCATTAGTAAGCCTATTATTAAGTAGCCTAAAGCTATATTTTGTAAATATTCACCTAGCGCAATAGCGCCTGAAAGAGCTATAAAAATAAATCCTAAAAAAAAGACCCCTCCTAGAATAAATAGTTTGGTTAGCATACTAATCGATAAGGTAGTCATTTGAAATACCTTTAGCTTAGAATATGCATAAGACTTATTTATAAGCTCTTTTCCTGCGCTTGAGCCTTTATCTGCAGAATTGTTTAAATCATCAATTATGCTCATATACTAAGCAGTTTTTTGTAATTTCTTATTTTTCTCTTTTAATTCTCCTAATTTTTTCTCTAAGACAGTAATTACATCTTCTGCTTTATGACTCACATTAGATACTACATTTTCTAATTGCGTATCTAAACTTTCTTTACTATCAGATACCCTAGAGGTTACTTGCTCTGTAATTTGTGATGCTTTCTCTGCTATTTTGTCTTTTGCTGCTAATGCTTCATCAGATATTCTTTGTCTTGTAACAATTCCCTTTTCAGGAGCAAATAAAATACCTAAAGTTGCACCAATTACTGTTCCCGCTAATAATCCTACTACTGTGTTGCTACTTTTGCTCATCTTTTTATATTTTTAATGATTATACTTAATTTTTATATACATTTATAGTACAGAACAAAGCTAACTTAAAAAGTTTTGACTTTAAATGATCTAGATCATTTAAAGTACACTAAATAAAAATAGGTAAATATTCTATAAGAATTATTTCTCTAATCTAATATGAACTATTTTATTTATTGGCTAACTCTGCAAACTGCGTTGCGAAATGAAAAACAATAGTTGCTGGTTTGTAGTTTTTTGTGATAATTTATCTATCGACGCAGCAGTAAGTTGTAAAACTCTTGGATAACCGCCAGTAACTTGGCAATCTTTCATTAAAATAATTAACTTTCCCGAAGGCGTTAATTGCACAGTGCCTGGCTGAACTGCTGATGTTAAAATGGACGGCAAACTATTATGAATAATTTCATTAAGTCGAAAACCCATTCTATTATTGTCTTTTGAAATTGTAAAAGGTTGTTCCGCTATTTTTTCCTGTTGATCTCTATTAAGCAACTCAAATTCTGGTCCTTTAAAACAGTTAATTTCTTGAGCATCGAAATGAGACTTTACAATTTTTAGAGAAGTATTTGAACTTTCTAAATCGTTACCATAAGCAATGATTGGCAATATACAATTTTTTCTGATAATAACGTCATTAGTAATATGTTGATAAAAACTTCTACTATTTAAAATTACTTCTGATTGAAACCCAAATTTAACGGCCAAATAGGTTCTTACACCATACTTAATTTTTCCAAAGGATAAAACATCGTTTTTTTGAACTTTAATTCTAGAATTCAGAATGATTAATTTATCATTTATTTTTGCCGAAAAATCTGCACCCGAAATACAAATAATAGTTGCTGTTAAAAATTGTAATTCACAACCTCCAAAAGTAATTTCTAAAACAGCATCTTCAAGATCATTATTTAAAATACTGTTGGCGATATTTGCTGAATACTGATCCATAGCACCAGAAACAGGAACACCTACCGAAGCAAAACCAACTCTGCCCCTATCTTGAATTGATGTATAAAAACCAGCTTTTAAAACTTTAATCATGTTGTAAAGTTTTAAAAATTTGAAATGAATTCTCTATGATTTCCTTCTCAATTTGATGATATTCTTCTATAGAAATAGAAATAAATTTTATCTGATCTCCAGGCTTTGCAAAACAAGGATTCGCTTTTTTAACATCAAAAAAAATAATCGGAGTTTTACCGATAATATTCCAACCACCCGCAGCATTAGATGGATAAATTCCAGTTTGTTGTCCGCCAATACCCACAGCGCCTTTTGAAACATGCAAACGTGGATTTTCTTTTCGATCAAAAAATAACTTTTTATCCAATCCGCCTAAATAGAGGAACCCTGGCAAGAATCCGATAAAAAAAACAGTATATATTTTTTCTGAATGTAATTTGATAATTTCTTCAATTGCTAAATTGGATTTTATTGAAATTTCTTCTAAATCAATTCCGAATTTTAAATCATAACAAACGGGAATTTCCCATAAAAAACGCTCTTTTTGTTTGCTTTCAAACTCTAAATTGTAAATGAATTGTAACCTTTCCACTTCCTTTTTAAAATCAGGAATAGAATTTTTATATTGTAACGTAAGTGAATTATACGCAATGATAAAATCTGTAAACTGATGCTTATTTTCAAGACTTATTTTTTCTTTAAACAGCATGATATCGTTTAAAATTTTTTCATCAATACGTGTTTCCCATTCTATTAAAATGGCGTTATCTCCGAATGGCTTATAGGTTAAATTGTTAATCAATTTTAAATCCTTCTTTTTTTAAGTTCTCAGATACATATGCTGCAATTTCAATGGCATTTTCCGTATCTCCATGAATACAAAAAGTATCTACCTTTATCTGTTTTTCTAACGAGGAAATTGCTTGTACTTTTCCGTTTTTAGCCATATTAAAAACATGCTTAAAAACATCTTGTTTATGTGTTATTAAAGCGTTCTTTTCATTTCTAGAAACCAACGTTAAATCGTCATTATAATTTCTATCTGCAAAAGCTTCATATTTTATTTTTATAGAGTTTTGAAGCGCTACTTTTTCTATAAAAGAATTATAAGGAACGTACAAAAAAACATCCTTCATATATATTTTAATGCTATTTACAAACAAATTTGCTAAATTTTCATCTACAGTAATGGCATTATACAAAGCTCCATGTGGCTTTATATGATGTAACTTTTCATTAAAAAAAGAGACTCTTTTTAAAAATAAATTCAATTGATTTTGGATGCTCGTTTTTAAAGCAGCTTCTGACATAGGTATTAATTTTCTTCCAAAATTTTCTGTATCCGGAAAAGACGGATGTGCTCCTATTTTTACTTGATACGCTCTCGCTAATTCTATGGCTTTATCAATCGATTTTACAGTTCCAAAATGACCTCCACAAGCAATGCTGCAGGAAGAAATATGCGGCATTAACAAATGTTCATTGTTCATCCCTTCGCCAACATCACAATTGATATCAATACTATTTATTATCTTTTTAATCATTTTATAAAGCTTACAGCATTTTTATTCTTCTCAAAAACCCTCAATCTGGGGATTAAAAATTAAAAACTTTTAAAATACCTTTTGCTCCCAAAAATATGGTAATTATTAAAATTACGAAACCTATAATATTTTGTGTTTTGGTATTCACAAAATTCCCTAACACATTTTTTTTATTCATAATCCATAATAAAATCCCTGCAATTATGGGTAATAACATTCCGTTTGCAACTTGAGCAAACTTTATAATTTCGATAGGTTTTATGCCTATGGATGAAAAGAAAACCCCTAAAAAAAGTACTAGCATCCAAACCATTCTAAACGACTTAGATTGCATGGTTCCTTGCCAACCCAAACAACCTTTTGCCACATAAGCCGCCGCTAAAGGCGCTGTTATTGCAGAGGTTATGCCAGCAGCGAATAAACC is a window of Polaribacter litorisediminis DNA encoding:
- a CDS encoding inorganic diphosphatase, translated to MVREDETTFDVLVEIPKGSRNKYEYDFDLNKIRFDRMLFSSMMYPADYGFVPETLALDDDPLDVLVLGHEPTFPMCVMQVKPIGVFHMTDEKGPDEKVICVPVSDPIWNGKKDIFDLNPHRLKEIEHFFKVYKDLEKKKVDVGGWGDAAEAIQIFHDSVKRYNESEYKKTNKFKI
- a CDS encoding sodium-translocating pyrophosphatase, which translates into the protein MESMMIYMPIVMAVLGLIYMWIKKSWVMKQDAGDGKMKEISDYIYEGALAFLSAEYKLLAIFVVIVSVALAAVSFIVPTTHWLIVIAFIFGAVFSAFAGNIGMKIATKTNVRTTQAAKTSLPNALKVSFGGGTVMGLGVAGLAVLGLTIFFIIFYNYFMGGAEGVFSVDKMTIVLETLAGFSLGAESIALFARVGGGIYTKAADVGADLVGKVEAGIPEDDPRNPATIADNVGDNVGDVAGMGADLFGSYVATVLAAMVLGNYIIKDMGGSIDDAFGGIGPILLPMAIAGVGIIISIIGTMLVKISSNDAKEDQVMGALNKGNWTSIILVAGACFGLVTWMLPETMTMEFFGEGPQQISSMRVFYATLVGLVVGAVISSVTEYYTGLGKSPILKIVQQSSTGAGTNIIAGLATGMISTFPSVLLFAGAIWASYAFAGFYGVALAASAMMATTAMQLAIDAFGPIADNAGGIAEMSEQEPIVRERTDILDAVGNTTAATGKGFAIASAALTSLALFAAYVTFTGIDGINIFKAPVLAMLFVGGMVPVVFSALAMNAVGKAAMEMVQEVRRQFKEIPGIMEGTGKPEYDKCVAISTEASLREMMLPGLLTIGFPLIIAFVPMIFGMDNLAIAEMLGGYMAGVTVSGVLWAIFQNNAGGAWDNAKKSFEAGVEINGEMTYKGSEAHKAAVTGDTVGDPFKDTSGPSMNILIKLTCLIGLVIAPILGGHVADAHAIHDIKKEVIIEQNNQNAIATLITTTTIDGKTVTETQKIEGTIAEIEKKANLAGEIVSMDVKKNTETTEKEIEIIIEKK
- a CDS encoding helix-turn-helix domain-containing protein; the encoded protein is MVEIEIIADSPKETINQIKNVLGGSIQENWGEFTLRIENENATGNIRYIPFDWGVNLLDFDITFHKEIIFKIKAHRKFNPIRFIYPSLGSLKHRFGVHIKEIPVNQFQTLIFTNKNGGHNYIHYRKNEPLEINVIQIVRKEFLAKSTTNVASLNNKLYEVFVDTDHQHRFAHYGTLNLKMADLIKGLKAVRGNGMLRILKIEARVYEMLSLHIQQHNSFLKDFLLQTSLMKSELKTIRKFGNKILKKPAKDYTLNQLSIDSGLTQAKLQDGFKFIYKRTVTEYIRHIRLEFARDQLKNTDLNISQVVYSIGFSSRSYFSKIFKEKYGYTPNQFKKKIAAKT
- a CDS encoding YtxH domain-containing protein, with the translated sequence MSKSSNTVVGLLAGTVIGATLGILFAPEKGIVTRQRISDEALAAKDKIAEKASQITEQVTSRVSDSKESLDTQLENVVSNVSHKAEDVITVLEKKLGELKEKNKKLQKTA
- a CDS encoding biotin-dependent carboxyltransferase family protein, with the translated sequence MIKVLKAGFYTSIQDRGRVGFASVGVPVSGAMDQYSANIANSILNNDLEDAVLEITFGGCELQFLTATIICISGADFSAKINDKLIILNSRIKVQKNDVLSFGKIKYGVRTYLAVKFGFQSEVILNSRSFYQHITNDVIIRKNCILPIIAYGNDLESSNTSLKIVKSHFDAQEINCFKGPEFELLNRDQQEKIAEQPFTISKDNNRMGFRLNEIIHNSLPSILTSAVQPGTVQLTPSGKLIILMKDCQVTGGYPRVLQLTAASIDKLSQKTTNQQLLFFISQRSLQS
- the pxpB gene encoding 5-oxoprolinase subunit PxpB — translated: MINNLTYKPFGDNAILIEWETRIDEKILNDIMLFKEKISLENKHQFTDFIIAYNSLTLQYKNSIPDFKKEVERLQFIYNLEFESKQKERFLWEIPVCYDLKFGIDLEEISIKSNLAIEEIIKLHSEKIYTVFFIGFLPGFLYLGGLDKKLFFDRKENPRLHVSKGAVGIGGQQTGIYPSNAAGGWNIIGKTPIIFFDVKKANPCFAKPGDQIKFISISIEEYHQIEKEIIENSFQIFKTLQHD
- the pxpA gene encoding 5-oxoprolinase subunit PxpA; the protein is MIKKIINSIDINCDVGEGMNNEHLLMPHISSCSIACGGHFGTVKSIDKAIELARAYQVKIGAHPSFPDTENFGRKLIPMSEAALKTSIQNQLNLFLKRVSFFNEKLHHIKPHGALYNAITVDENLANLFVNSIKIYMKDVFLYVPYNSFIEKVALQNSIKIKYEAFADRNYNDDLTLVSRNEKNALITHKQDVFKHVFNMAKNGKVQAISSLEKQIKVDTFCIHGDTENAIEIAAYVSENLKKEGFKID